The Nomia melanderi isolate GNS246 chromosome 13, iyNomMela1, whole genome shotgun sequence sequence caattttttggACTGATTAGATTGAAGTTCTATAGAACGTGTTTGTTTATAACAAAGAGAGATATATGTGTCAATGCTTAATACGTAAATGCGTAGGTTGCTTAGTGTCTCTAAACATTTTAGGGATTCTAATAACAAGTATAGGCTAATGCATTGTAATTTTAAAGCATCAACATGTACCTGGCTTATGGAGAGCTGACAATATTATTCTTGAAATCTCTATTTTCTTGGAGCGTTTTTTCCTCATGGGGATTGCCACCATAAGAAacataatcaaattttataagattgaagacgagagaaaaaatgaagaatatttgcaaaaaaaaaagaaataaaaaatgtgctTGATCATTGTGTGGTGTAATCACTTTACAGCTTTTACATATTTAATGCTTTATGTGTTTCAGAAGAATATTCtcgtaaattaatgaaatagtaATCGTTAGTAATGCTTTTCTTATAAACAACATGTCATTCAGTATTCATATCGTTTATAACATTTTCAATACTATTTCTATTGACACAGTAATATTCTActtctttttacaataataattctcCCCAGCACTGCTTCTTTTACAAGGAGACATcctattttttttatacaaatacagTATGAGTCTCCTAACGTTAAAATCTAAAACATTTTGATAAATTGTTAAGATTGCGAAGAAAGTTTATGGCTACAATTAAGTTCTCGCGAAATATTAAGGCTTTTAATTAGTTGGTTACATTTCAATTGTATGCAAAAGTGTTGGCCACAATTCCATTAATGTCACTGTAcactttttacaaaaattagtaTAGATTTTgcttaatttttctatttgtgATATTTTCTGTATTGTTAACAGTGATGAAAGATAATTTTCACTTTAACGTTAGTTAACTTACTGTACTCAAAAGCTTGTCGGACACCACCTAGTTCATTATTCAAAGGAATTCTGATGTCTGGCACGTGACTACTTATTACTCTATTTTTACTATATGGGAAACACGCAAACCTGAGCTAGATTCGAATGTACCTGTTTATCAGATGCAAAGCAAAATTGcttctataaattataaatacagcatttcagtttcatttcgaaGGGTGAGCTATATAACTTGATTGCCTTGAGTCACTTTGTCGGATTAATATTGAACGAATGCTTACGTGTTTTTCGgaagttaaaattaatttcctcgcGTAAGTCTTTACATATACTTTATACATTAAACCTTATTCAATATCTAACATAATTATTGTTTACTTAagcatttcaaaattaattgctAGATATtctcaatttctatttttaaaagtttagtTTTACTCTTGAATAAGTGGAACGCTAAGTTTCAatgctaacaaaattataaatattttcgttttctatttttcgaaatttaattttagtctTGAACAAGtggaacaatattttaattactgattCGTGGCCTAGATTTCCTGCTAAATTTTCGTATTCTATAtccttttgtatttttatataccttatttaataatctttttatAGATTTTCCTCGTAACCCgtattataaagtatttaaaacaacTATGAGCAGAGAATTTATTAAAGCTACATGTaattcaaaaatacaaaaatagaatCTGTCTAAAAACATAAGATAGCAAAAATGCACAACAATTtcgtgttatataattttaataaataatcatttctatatagtttctgatGTTTGAGATATATATGTACCAAGTATATACTTTGGAAAAGTGTGTGTTACCAATTCGATGTATAcagatattttatacaataaatattgtagGAGTTACTCGAGCTGATGAAGTTATGCAAGCCGCCATACACGTTAAATAGAACGTATCTGGACCGTTTAAATCGATATTTAAGGAAATAGTAATTAAGTGCTTGTTATGATTGATAAGATGTTGAAACTTTCGATTTCTGGCGATTGTTTTTTTGTTCCTCTAGAGAATTAATACTACTTTATTCCGTTGCGTGCCGTATCTGCTGTACAATTTTGCAATAACCCGGTATTGCAGTCCTAGTTGCAGCGTGTGTTGCGTAGAATCTCTCGCGGTGTATAATTTCGGTAATGATTCAGCGATAATCCAACGGAAATTGTGTTTGCTTTGATATTCATTCCagcgaaatgtaattttatttcggTCAATGATCATAGGGATCGAAGGATTGAATACGAAATCGTGCTTCGAATATTGTTCGCTTGACAATTCGCGAATGATAAACGTatcattaatttaatcaatattttagaCGATTGGATTATATTAATTCTAAGTTCTCGAATTTTAACTATTTCTTTCCGACAAATACAAAATGTTATTTTGACTGTACTTCGGTTGGTTATCCATAACTTTGAAAttgttaattgaatttgttGGTACCCGATTGAGCATtcaaaagaagaatttatagaagataaatGTTTATTCGTATACTGTGGATGTTTATGACTTGTATCTTTGTagcaaatttttttattgtacatttcaaTTGTGAATAGAGTCCTCTCGAGAAGAAATTTGTATGATGGTCATTTAAATGATAAGAAAGAATTATGAATACATGCATAAATGGatgaaagaattgaaaaaaaattagtTATCTGAAGAAAGATATGaaaattcacaattttcaaTGATATATATTCCAAGAGCCGTTAATTTCTCGAGGCGAGAATGTATGAAATTAAAACCAAATAGCTTTATTCACCGGCTGAGGTTTTTGTTTCAGAGTGTTTCAAATGTTTGCGTGTGCTGTAAGGTCATAAAATCTGCTACCTACGcataaattgaataaagaattttttgcAATGCTGATTTAATGTATACTCAGGCTAGCAAGGAGACCGAGAtaagtatttttcaaatgaatgatACATAAAGAAGGAACATTCGTGATaaatattctttgacagatAGTGTCGCGATACATGATCTGAAAACCAACTTgttttaaatatctttcttaCAAAAAGACGATTCATAGTTTAAGGATATTGTGCATTTTATAGCTTCTCAAATTTGAAACTTCAAACATTACAATTAGATTAAAAAAAGTTCCGCTCAtcttaattgttaaaaataaaagtataggAGAAACAATAATTGAAGTAATTCAAGTATacacataattttcatttttatttaatgagtTATTATATATTCAGTTTCCTAAATTAAAAAACGGTTACTATCGCATTGAATCATAAATAATACACTTTTCGTATACTTACTTtattcaaaaaaattaaaataagcaaaacattcttcaatgtaattacaatgtaaagaaatataacctacatataataagaaataatatatttcagattGAAGAACGTTTTGCTTATcttaacttttaaaaataaaacaaatatgaaaGAATCTCAATATTTATGGGATAACCCAATATTTCCTCTCTGTTTTTAATCGATCAGTCAATAAAGACACAGTTGTGCATAAACATCCACAACGCAAACATAAGTTATAAACGGCAGTGTGTGTACGTTTCGTGGATTGGGCGCATTTGCGTTTAGAGTAGACTCCAAACAAACCGGTTGCAGCTGTAATTTAACGTTTCGTAGTTCGCGAATACGTGACGAGGGATAGGATACTATAAAACCgaatcaaaaagaaaaaaacgagcgagagagaaaaagcagaaaaaaaGATGAAGCaatacatattttgtatacGTTTGGAAAATGGTGAGGATAGCGAGAGTGTGATCGAGAGTGTGCGCTCCGTTCGATGCTCAGAAAGCGTAAAGAATTCAGCGTACTTCGCGGTGTGCCCGGCGCACTTGAGTATTTTTTTAACGCGATTTCGTCTTACCTGTAACCGacgattatttgcaaacatcgGTTTAAATGCATTAGCGTATAAGGAGCTGCTTATTAAAACGATTACGCCCGTTTCGTTCGGATTATAATTCACgatctattaactctttgcattccGAGCGTTCCGAAGTTCGTCGAACTTCTGCAACCTGAATAGCTGAAGTAATTAGGGGGTTTAAACatttgtaaatttgaatttcaaaagtTTCAGGCTTGATAGATGTATCGGTACATTAATATTATCTGGCAGATTTATCATTGTCGTGCATAACTAATGAGAACTGTTACGTTACCGTCTTATCGtatattaaaatcattcgaACACTTTTTCCTGTACGTAACATTTCCAGTTTGtttttttgtacaaaataactggttttagtgttaactgtaTTATTAGTAAGGTATTTACGTATTGTATGGATCACCTTTGTTTCTTACCTGAAAGGTTAGTCGTCTGTATTAGGTcaggttagtatttatttaatattgtaatattttattttactatgttcaatattgtaatatattattctgttatatttatattataatacattattattttattatcattactattattactaatattttattatcactaATATTTTATGgcttaaaaagaaaataccattaatagttaataattatattcttgatTTGTGTATTTCGTCCTAAGGATACTTGTTTCGGTAAAATCATCGATGTTTTCTGCACCAAAATATATCTGTTCATGCTCTCGAAATATTTATGCCAGAGCGCGTTTCTTCTCAGAGCAGAATAATTGGAATGCAAAGGGTAATTTCTGTCTATTACGTTTTCGCTTGACAATAGGATTATGCAATTCCATCCATTGTATCCGATCGAACGTTAGCGATTTGCATAACAGGTGAAGGGTAATTTGGTAGACAGTGATTTATCGCAGTATTGTTTAATTGATTTCGCGTTTTTTCACCTAAGTGCCAGATAATTCTAAGACTCGCATTAATTTCTATCGAGTATCCTTGCGTTGGATTCAagcgattattataattaataacggCTGCTCGAGCTCAGCTTCTACCTCTTGATTTGATTATTTTCAGTCGCGTTTGCATACTACACGTATACTCCAGGATCGATGGTCGATGTGACGTATCCCATTACGATTATTGATAAACATACTCCAGTCTAAGAACGagttacgaaatatttaaaagaaaatttaacgaaAAACCAAAAATCacgtaaaaaaaggaaacgatgaAACAGAATTGTTCACATAGTTCGCACGTTGTATATGTTTGTATACTATGTTAACCCGATCTAGTGGATGTCGTAAACATGTATACCTGTGGaagaaaaccatataagagGAGATAAATAAATCAGAAACGAGGAATTATATTTCATCGACGCCAGACATGTGTGACCTCAATTTCCTTCTGTCCTATTTAAATCCGCTGTATCGTCGATTCGTGGAGTGTCATCGATTGCTTTAGACAGTTAGTATTCGAAGTACTTATTTATAAAGAAGACAAATCGATtgcgaaaaatgtaatatttctttaaacggAGGTACAACATTGTTTTGATTCGAATCGTTGACAGTCAGTACTCGaagtattcgtttattaaaaaacaaatcgaATCTAAAcagtataacatttttttaaacaaagttttgatattgaaaatttattatatatttatggtaTTCATCACAGACTTAACTTAATTAAcgcttttaaaaattattctagctcaattatacatgtatataatgaattttttattgatattacaCAAGGAAtcaattctcatttttattctaCTTATAATGATTTTCAATGCACGCTGCGTAACACCGATCCTTTGCAGTGACTTTCGTCTTACTTTTACTGTTTTGTAGGTCTAATCATGACCCGGAATATTTCGAAGTTATCTCGGACCAGTAAAACAGAGAAATATGAACAAAGATTAGTATTAGGCAAATTCTTAAGTTATCCATGCCTTTCCTGTAACCATGCATCTTCATTGGCCTCTTTATAGTTGCATCATCGCGATTAACGTATTAAGGTGATAATTGCCAGCAAACAAGGCTTGCTTTCGTGCTAATTACAGTGAAAGATGAAAAGAATGACACAAAAACGAGCCGCCAATCAATAACAATCGAAGAACCGTGGCCTCCATTCTTTATAGTCGCGTGACTGGTCTCGTTTAGTGACAATATAGGGTGGGAATATAGTAATTAGGATTTGAAATAAAATCCGTTGCAACGAAATAGAAGGATAATTAACgtggataaaataatattattaacgattataatatataatatgtaatatataatatataatatataatatataatatataatatataatatataatatataatatataatatataatatataatatataacatataatatatatttaacgatTGAAATAACTTGgacaatttcttataaaaatagtcGTGCGTTTATTAACAGTCAACAACACTCTTATCTTCTGTTCACGCTACAAATGATCAATTCAAAACAGAAATTCCGTTTCCGCTTGTCTACCGTTTTAAACCTAtttacacaatacacatcgtttaaattaaatttcactttccTATCGACTATACAGAGAAACATAATACTTATGAGAAtttatgtaaaagaaaaaacaagggaagagaaagaaagatactAAATACCCCTTACTACGCTAAACACAATAACGTATACGATAAAACTAAAGCGTATTGAACCCTGTGACAGGCGTGAAAACCGTTCGTTCTCACTATTGCACCAACTGAAATGTAACTATATTGTTCCGTTTCAATTTGTTTCCCCTATGGTAATGGCCATTCTTTACGTGGCTTTTGACCTCAGCTGAAACAGGCACAGAATTATGAAACCCAGAATCCACGCGCTCAGCACCATGAAACCGTGGTACACTTCTGGATCGTAAAACGTTCTGCCTTTTTCCAGCACACCCCTCAGAGAGATGCCAGGTAGTGTTAAAGGTAAAGACAAACTGATCCATCGGAGTAACTTCGGCATCCCCTCCACTGGCCACATGAGACCTTTAAAACACGAAGGATTCTTAGTTTAGTGGTCGTACGACGGTCAACGTCGACAAATAAGATATACTTGAAGAATCAAGAATATACAGGATAATTTCGGGTGAGATGGCTAGATCTCATTTATGTTGGtctaatatctatattttcaattgttttcagtGTTGTGCTCAATCTTGCACAGAGTcctgtttaattattctttttatgtgCATTTACcttcataatatatatttttaagtagacgttaataatgtttatgatGTAACGCTTCTTTCAAAAGTGGGTCATCTCTCCTCGACTTAACCCAAATGAATGAAAAGAATGTTTTCCTTAAGAAAACAAAGTGAGTGTGAATTATTATCGTTCGAGACAGTCGTCGAGTGTCTTTGAACATGAATAAtgagtacaaaatattttagagCTGCCATTCTCTACTTTACTTCCTGCATATATGACTGctaattatttatctattcgtAGAATAATAACATTGGATTTGATTAATGCGAATTTTGAGCAGTGCgtattcaatcatttttttatcattCCAAATGGAAGTAGAGAagtagatttattttattatactcaaGATACGTAAGTTAGAAAAGATACACAAGTCCTATATACAATACAGTTCCTACAAAGTGTGATTTTGTCCACGTGTTAAAAATTATACACATATAATTTTTTAGCGTTGTTTCACgtgtttgaattaattaaataaattatcctAAGTCACgaacgtttatttaaattatcatgtTCGCTCTTATCATTGCttcaatacaaaaaaaaaaacaaaaccaaGGATAAATCGATTCAGTTCAGTAAGAGatgtataaagtatatataatttacaaattacttACCGCTTAGAAGTATCAGAGGGTAAAAACTTCCTACGGCCGCGTAATTCACAAGAGCGTGGTTAGTGCACATCACCGATATGAAGAAacctgtaaaaatgaaaaaggatgATGCTCGAGTTGCTTCCGTAACGAGGACAAGAATGCTTACCGTAACTCATCCCACAAATTCCTCCGAGTAGTGCAAGCCACATAGCAGCGGTCAatgatcctttgcactccatctCAAATTGAAAGAAGCAAACACACAATGTTGTCGTAACTTTAATAACAACCACCATCATTTGAGTTATGAGGTGTGTGATTAATATTTCTCCAGTTGTGACacctatttttaataatatttacatggtCAGTAAAGGAAATCCATTTGGCAAGTATTTGTACAAATTAATTTGCTCTCTTTATTTATGTTGATTTGTAAgaacagaaatatatatatgaatttgATAAGTAGAGGTACTTATTGTTTTTGCAATTACTGCTCTTTTGTTGTGTGAACTTTTATGATTACCTTGGACTAAAGTTCTGTCCCATACACCGGAGTGTCGGTCAGTAATTATTATGCTCGAGGTCATCGATGTCGCCAAGACGAACAGTAATctggaataataatatttttatcgagaGTGATTAACAAATAATGGTTACAATTTTTGAGGATGATCTGTGAGAATCGTTGAGATATTAACAGTCGGAATTTTCGAATTGTCGGCTTTGTGAGTTCTAAACCCATCGAATCATCgagttataaaatttaaacgtttaacatttttcgagatttaaaaatgtaaacgtTTTAGGTGTTCAAGATTCGAAAATGTAAACGTTTTAATGTTCAAGATTTaagaatataaacatttttcattttaaagatttaataatttacgGGTCTAAAAATTTCGAAGTACACGCATTTCCGAGTTCTCCGATTTTCGAAATTGTGTGATgtattattacaaaaacatttgattttttGAAACTTACGACATTATAAAAGGTGGTGTGatgaatgtaatatatttctggtCATTTGTACCAAAAACTGGATCTTCAAactggaaaatgaaataatttagcaCTGTATTGATAATTGTTACGTGTTTTCTTCAATATTCATTATGGAAATATGTGTACGTACATGTATTGGTACAGTGGCAACTTTTGGCGAAATATGACACTCTTTCATGACCTTTTTGTATTCCCTGAAGAAAATATCGTACAAGTTTTTTTGTACGAACAGACCTATTTGTCTGTCTAAAAACAAAAAGATTAGATTGTTGTTACATTCTACACAGCAAACTAATTAATAAGATCTCAAGTTTctgtataagaaataatattacctGGGGTATAAATTGAAACTCTAATTTGACTGGATATTATATCTGCATCTGAGACCGATATTAtgtcttttaatttgttttggAGAGCATACGAAAAATTTCTACTGAAGTGCATTACCCCGATACTCTTCTGCTTCGTGACTTCCTCCACTGCTTTGTTATAGTCATCGTAATACACCTAAAAGtagaataattgttatttaacattttcctttAACATTGGATCCTTTTATTTTTgcctaataaaaaaattgagaattctCTATTTAAAAGCATTGCCTCGTGCAAATTTTCTTCAAAACATAACTTTCAAATATAATGCTTTTAATATGTTTAGTATGCAACACTAGTTTCTAATCAATTCTTTTAATGTTCATagtaccgagcgtttaatatgatcaatatgtaatccttacaaaaattgtatcttcatatatttattatagtatccgagtgaatttgttttaaaaatcatttcgattatttaacactttcaggataccaataattgtgaaataaggaaactaccGCCATTTTAgtttcggtagttctagtgttagtctTTCATATTgtcctgttttatttttaacactgcTATCAAAAGTCttccatttaacactagatttacgaacatttgCACAGATTATTCTATCTTcttggaaaaattaatattcgttcattCAGATCTTCAAAAGTCGAGGTTTAAAAGTGaacaattaagatacatattctgcattaatcaaaatcgacgcaAACATTTACTAGacaatacttataaaattcaatatgagacAAACTGACACGTTCCATAAATCCAGTCTTAACACTAGGACATTTATTGCATTGTTTGTTCTATCGCTCCTAGAAGAATCGATGTTCGTCCATTCAGATCTTGGAATTCAGAACTTGAAAAATAGACAGTTAGGACGCATATTCATGTAATTCCATCAATCGAAATCAACgcaaacgtttaccaaataatgtttataaaattcaatatacatcaaaCTGGTGCGATCGGTGACACTAGTGTTAAATGTCCAGTAACTTCTCATATTTCTGCCATTGATCCTGCTcatattcaacgttttcaatATACGAAATCGATTTCCAATTTTCTCATACCTTTTTCAAAAAAGTATCGTTGAATCCATTAGTTATCCTACAACTGAGATCGACGAATGCGCACGAGAAATCGGTCTCATCGTACGTGACATTCCCAAAATTCCTCCCGAAATCGCAGTTCCCGGCTTCTTCGTTGATAATGGATATCGAGAGACCTTTCGGATCCAGGCCATACGAGTTGAAGAACAGTATCATTTGTAACACCGGCAGGAGTATGGAGAACAGAATACCGCTGCGTAAAGAAACGTGCCTTGTGAATCACGTCCCACTCGTACATAATTTACAGATTTTAATGATAGTTACCCAGGATGACGTACGAACTGAAGCACGTTTTTTGTGAACAGCGCGTGGAATTTCTTCTTCACGCCTGCTCGGCTTATCTTGTTCTGAAATATAATGTACTTTCATGTTTTCGTATTGGCAATTTACATGTacaagttaataaattattgctgTAATATACACTACAAATACGAacgctaaatcagtttcttgtTCATTGTTTACAGTTAGTTTGCTCGAGAATGTGCTTTTCGTTGTGGccagaaaaaaaaacaggaaaaaagcGTACACGAAAAATGCATGCATGGACGAAAgcgtagaatataaaatatgtatggaATAATTCGCATGTATAAGAAATgtgaaaaatttattgaattattgcagACAAATTGGGAAGACAGaatgttttaaccagttaactgtgtttggcgAATATACACGCGATTAAAGCTTTAAATGATACTCTTTCAACGATcaactctttatttttttagataaacgtgtaattcatCTGTGTTTCGGTTtgggttttcattaaaacataccctaggtgtattcgtcctgcgtttgacgagtacatacctcattttataattttattacgcaaaaccagagatttttcaaactaaatttcacagttaacaggttaagagaTATAAGTAATTTACGGAATGATAGAGAATCAAAGTGATTTACTGTTGAACGGACTGTTCATTGTAAATTTGCAATTCTTCGTGAATGTAACAGTTTATGTGGTGATTTCAACGAATATATTCCCCTTTTAAAAAGTTCCGAATGTTTAGAACGAATAGGctcattttgcaaagaaacacCACCGAAACtaaattttgcaatttaatGCTACCTTGTTCTTTTGTTCAGAGTATTATCCTCAAATTCTTCGTTTATACTTTGAGCGATTATTCAGCGTTATTTCCAAGTTTGTATTAACATAACAAAATCACGTTATACATAATTCGAAAGAACTTCTCTGCGAAAAATTAATCTTCATTGACAAAGAACTTGTTTACCGAGAAATCTCATtttcatataaagacacttagctatgcaagtTTACTAATTACCATAGcattgaaaaagaatattaaattcgattcgaactgattattcatttatactatattacataacaataggATACcagagtttttgtatgtataatgatataagttgatctcactgaaaattgccatccgcacaattcagttttctaaaaattaagcggtacgcaatgtgttaaacataTCTATAGAGAGAGTGAACAATTCAGTGGTATACGTATCGTTCAACAAAATTACTTGCGCGGAAGCCACTATGGTGACTTACAATAGTTAAAAGGTTAAGAAGTTACGTGAGGTTAAGAAGTTAAGAAGTTAAGAAAAATCTGACATTTCGTATTACACGAGCTAATATTATAAAGATTGATACAGGGGGGGTAGCTTTTTTACAGTGACAAAGAACACGTCATTGGATGAGTGTAGACTGCAAATAACGTTTGCGGAAGTAGAAATTTATTCATGCGGGTTTCTTTTACTGAGATTATTATAGTGTTTAACGTTCGTTACCGTCTCCGCTAATATTATTTGATGTAACGGGCAGACTTATCGTTTCCTTTGAAACCTGTATATTCTTTTCAAAGATATATCCTTTTCAGGTTAGTTGCCTGTGAAAGATTTGAATGATAATACGCAACATAATGGTTTCTATTTTCGCGCGTGTCTCATTTTCTTGCAACTATTTAGCAGTTTCTGCGCGAGAATTCGTATCTTCTCTACTGAAGCGGATGATAGAGAAGCGACGCAATTTTTCGACGAACTCGAAACAAGAGAGATACATTGCAAAACGGAAGAATGTGAAGTATTATTCATATTCAAAAGATCTAGAAGTTTAATGCTATCTATTTTATCTGAAGTACTTAATAGAAGATATAAGATTGTATGTAAATTCCgttgaagaataaattaatctgtgaaaacattttttatattattattttctaggTGGAAAATGTATGCGAAAACGATTTTAACACTTTTATCGATTAAACGACGAA is a genomic window containing:
- the LOC116432313 gene encoding ABC transporter G family member 20 codes for the protein MVLQHAIVVRDAVKGYGNGAVILNHLNLCVPKGAIYSLLGPSGCGKTTLLSSVVGVRKLDSGEIWVLGGAPGSKESGIPGPRVGYMPQEISLVDEFSAIGALYYFGRINGLDDETIEERYNFLKDLLQLPPRNRLVRNMSGGQQRRVSFAAALLHKPELLVLDEPTVGLDPVLRDNIWHHLVKITRDEGVTVVITTHYIEEAKQSDKIGLMRGGKLLAESSPNELLERFQTDSLEEAFLTLSRMQVQNQAGGVGPTPISGTEVGDVFTLDAVYNNATKNKISRAGVKKKFHALFTKNVLQFVRHPGGILFSILLPVLQMILFFNSYGLDPKGLSISIINEEAGNCDFGRNFGNVTYDETDFSCAFVDLSCRITNGFNDTFLKKVYYDDYNKAVEEVTKQKSIGVMHFSRNFSYALQNKLKDIISVSDADIISSQIRVSIYTPDRQIGLFVQKNLYDIFFREYKKVMKECHISPKVATVPIHFEDPVFGTNDQKYITFITPPFIMSLLFVLATSMTSSIIITDRHSGVWDRTLVQGVTTGEILITHLITQMMVVVIKVTTTLCVCFFQFEMECKGSLTAAMWLALLGGICGMSYGFFISVMCTNHALVNYAAVGSFYPLILLSGLMWPVEGMPKLLRWISLSLPLTLPGISLRGVLEKGRTFYDPEVYHGFMVLSAWILGFIILCLFQLRSKAT